Proteins from one Chiloscyllium punctatum isolate Juve2018m chromosome 4, sChiPun1.3, whole genome shotgun sequence genomic window:
- the LOC140476521 gene encoding transmembrane protein 151B isoform X2: MQPQRTAANGSPGQDDGWAEVREEQRPAQQSLSTSVCRESHWKCLILSLLMYGCLGAVAWCQLTRVTKLRFDSSLKGKSMIYHDSPCSDGYVYIPLAFLAMLYAVYLVECWHCRARSELQHKADVDSVYERIGRMRRAAPCIWWKAVSYHLVRRTRQVTRYRHGDAYTSTQVYHERVNTHVAEAEFEYARCGVRDVSKELLGLERHPATRLRFTKCFSFANTESENSYLNQRASFFSEIEGLDDYMEAREGMQLRNVDFKDSMMVYVDPDRPPWYISPYAFWAAGLLMLSWPLRVLVEYRTAYVHYHVEKLFGLDYCAATPTEEGGAYSPPVPLPPARLGTVDSTELEWHIRSNRQLIPSYSEAVLMDLASLSVCNGYSACGVVRAADCDGRSSSSSIFSRNVCRSQSRFSLDTSRFSLCRLHGSWRAGLWHSRSSNVNERCRDDHCRSYSSQLAISESPPNYHDARFFPVLIVHRPCQALEADGRSVMKMWMSF, translated from the coding sequence CAGAGGCCGGCGCAGCAGTCACTCAGCACCTCGGTTTGCCGGGAGTCACACTGGAAGTGCCtgatcctctccctcctgatgtaCGGCTGCCTGGGGGCCGTGGCCTGGTGTCAGCTCACCCGGGTGACCAAGCTGCGCTTCGACAGCTCGCTGAAGGGCAAGTCCATGATCTACCACGACAGCCCGTGCTCCGACGGCTACGTCTACATcccgctggccttcctggccatgCTGTACGCCGTGTACCTGGTCGAGTGCTGGCACTGCCGCGCCCGCAGTGAGCTGCAGCACAAGGCGGACGTCGACAGCGTCTACGAGCGGATCGGCCGCATGCGGCGCGCGGCGCCCTGCATCTGGTGGAAGGCGGTCAGCTACCACCTGGTGCGGCGCACGCGCCAGGTCACGCGCTACCGCCACGGGGACGCCTACACCAGCACGCAGGTGTACCACGAGCGCGTCAACACGCACGTGGCCGAGGCGGAGTTCGAGTACGCGCGCTGCGGCGTGCGCGACGTCTCCAAGGAGCTGCTGGGCCTCGAGCGGCACCCGGCCACCCGCCTGCGGTTCACCAAGTGCTTCAGCTTCGCCAACACCGAGTCGGAGAACAGctacctgaaccagagggcgagctTCTTCAGCGAGATCGAGGGTCTCGACGACTACATGGAGGCCCGCGAGGGCATGCAGCTCAGGAACGTCGACTTCAAGGACTCCATGATGGTGTACGTCGACCCCGACCGCCCGCCCTGGTACATCTCGCCGTACGCCTTCTGGGCGGCCGGCCTGCTCATGCTGTCCTGGCCGCTGCGGGTCCTGGTCGAGTACCGGACGGCCTACGTCCACTACCACGTGGAGAAGCTCTTCGGCCTGGATTACTGCGCCGCGACGCCGACCGAGGAGGGCGGCGCGTACTCGCCGCCGGTGCCGCTGCCCCCCGCCCGGCTGGGCACGGTGGACAGCACCGAGCTCGAGTGGCACATCCGCAGCAACCGGCAGCTCATCCCCAGCTACTCGGAGGCCGTGCTGATGGACCTGGCCTCGCTGTCCGTCTGCAACGGCTACTCGGCCTGCGGCGTGGTGCGGGCCGCCGACTGCGACGGCCGCTCCAGCAGCTCCTCCATCTTCTCCCGCAACGTGTGCCGCAGCCAGTCGCGCTTCTCGCTGGACACCAGCCGCTTCTCGCTGTGCCGCCTGCACGGCTCCTGGCGGGCCGGCCTGTGGCACAGCCGCAGCAGCAACGTCAACGAGCGCTGCCGCGACGACCACTGCCGCTCGTACTCCAGCCAGCTGGCGATCAGCGAGAGCCCGCCCAACTACCACGACGCCCGCTTCTTCCCGGTGCTGATCGTCCACCGGCCGTGCCAGGCTCTTGAGGCGGACGGCCGCAG
- the LOC140476521 gene encoding transmembrane protein 151B isoform X1, whose product MQPQRTAANGSPGQDDGWAEVREEQRPAQQSLSTSVCRESHWKCLILSLLMYGCLGAVAWCQLTRVTKLRFDSSLKGKSMIYHDSPCSDGYVYIPLAFLAMLYAVYLVECWHCRARSELQHKADVDSVYERIGRMRRAAPCIWWKAVSYHLVRRTRQVTRYRHGDAYTSTQVYHERVNTHVAEAEFEYARCGVRDVSKELLGLERHPATRLRFTKCFSFANTESENSYLNQRASFFSEIEGLDDYMEAREGMQLRNVDFKDSMMVYVDPDRPPWYISPYAFWAAGLLMLSWPLRVLVEYRTAYVHYHVEKLFGLDYCAATPTEEGGAYSPPVPLPPARLGTVDSTELEWHIRSNRQLIPSYSEAVLMDLASLSVCNGYSACGVVRAADCDGRSSSSSIFSRNVCRSQSRFSLDTSRFSLCRLHGSWRAGLWHSRSSNVNERCRDDHCRSYSSQLAISESPPNYHDARFFPVLIVHRPCQALEADGRRYYIRRNSCLETSL is encoded by the coding sequence CAGAGGCCGGCGCAGCAGTCACTCAGCACCTCGGTTTGCCGGGAGTCACACTGGAAGTGCCtgatcctctccctcctgatgtaCGGCTGCCTGGGGGCCGTGGCCTGGTGTCAGCTCACCCGGGTGACCAAGCTGCGCTTCGACAGCTCGCTGAAGGGCAAGTCCATGATCTACCACGACAGCCCGTGCTCCGACGGCTACGTCTACATcccgctggccttcctggccatgCTGTACGCCGTGTACCTGGTCGAGTGCTGGCACTGCCGCGCCCGCAGTGAGCTGCAGCACAAGGCGGACGTCGACAGCGTCTACGAGCGGATCGGCCGCATGCGGCGCGCGGCGCCCTGCATCTGGTGGAAGGCGGTCAGCTACCACCTGGTGCGGCGCACGCGCCAGGTCACGCGCTACCGCCACGGGGACGCCTACACCAGCACGCAGGTGTACCACGAGCGCGTCAACACGCACGTGGCCGAGGCGGAGTTCGAGTACGCGCGCTGCGGCGTGCGCGACGTCTCCAAGGAGCTGCTGGGCCTCGAGCGGCACCCGGCCACCCGCCTGCGGTTCACCAAGTGCTTCAGCTTCGCCAACACCGAGTCGGAGAACAGctacctgaaccagagggcgagctTCTTCAGCGAGATCGAGGGTCTCGACGACTACATGGAGGCCCGCGAGGGCATGCAGCTCAGGAACGTCGACTTCAAGGACTCCATGATGGTGTACGTCGACCCCGACCGCCCGCCCTGGTACATCTCGCCGTACGCCTTCTGGGCGGCCGGCCTGCTCATGCTGTCCTGGCCGCTGCGGGTCCTGGTCGAGTACCGGACGGCCTACGTCCACTACCACGTGGAGAAGCTCTTCGGCCTGGATTACTGCGCCGCGACGCCGACCGAGGAGGGCGGCGCGTACTCGCCGCCGGTGCCGCTGCCCCCCGCCCGGCTGGGCACGGTGGACAGCACCGAGCTCGAGTGGCACATCCGCAGCAACCGGCAGCTCATCCCCAGCTACTCGGAGGCCGTGCTGATGGACCTGGCCTCGCTGTCCGTCTGCAACGGCTACTCGGCCTGCGGCGTGGTGCGGGCCGCCGACTGCGACGGCCGCTCCAGCAGCTCCTCCATCTTCTCCCGCAACGTGTGCCGCAGCCAGTCGCGCTTCTCGCTGGACACCAGCCGCTTCTCGCTGTGCCGCCTGCACGGCTCCTGGCGGGCCGGCCTGTGGCACAGCCGCAGCAGCAACGTCAACGAGCGCTGCCGCGACGACCACTGCCGCTCGTACTCCAGCCAGCTGGCGATCAGCGAGAGCCCGCCCAACTACCACGACGCCCGCTTCTTCCCGGTGCTGATCGTCCACCGGCCGTGCCAGGCTCTTGAGGCGGACGGCCGCAGGTACTACATCCGGAGAAACTCCTGCCTCGAAACATCTTTGTGA
- the LOC140476521 gene encoding transmembrane protein 151B isoform X3, which translates to MQPQRTAANGSPGQDDGWAEVREEQRPAQQSLSTSVCRESHWKCLILSLLMYGCLGAVAWCQLTRVTKLRFDSSLKGKSMIYHDSPCSDGYVYIPLAFLAMLYAVYLVECWHCRARSELQHKADVDSVYERIGRMRRAAPCIWWKAVSYHLVRRTRQVTRYRHGDAYTSTQVYHERVNTHVAEAEFEYARCGVRDVSKELLGLERHPATRLRFTKCFSFANTESENSYLNQRASFFSEIEGLDDYMEAREGMQLRNVDFKDSMMVYVDPDRPPWYISPYAFWAAGLLMLSWPLRVLVEYRTAYVHYHVEKLFGLDYCAATPTEEGGAYSPPVPLPPARLGTVDSTELEWHIRSNRQLIPSYSEAVLMDLASLSVCNGYSACGVVRAADCDGRSSSSSIFSRNVCRSQSRFSLDTSRFSLCRLHGSWRAGLWHSRSSNVNERCRDDHCRSYSSQLAISESPPNYHDARFFPVLIVHRPCQALEADGRRHKSEGS; encoded by the coding sequence CAGAGGCCGGCGCAGCAGTCACTCAGCACCTCGGTTTGCCGGGAGTCACACTGGAAGTGCCtgatcctctccctcctgatgtaCGGCTGCCTGGGGGCCGTGGCCTGGTGTCAGCTCACCCGGGTGACCAAGCTGCGCTTCGACAGCTCGCTGAAGGGCAAGTCCATGATCTACCACGACAGCCCGTGCTCCGACGGCTACGTCTACATcccgctggccttcctggccatgCTGTACGCCGTGTACCTGGTCGAGTGCTGGCACTGCCGCGCCCGCAGTGAGCTGCAGCACAAGGCGGACGTCGACAGCGTCTACGAGCGGATCGGCCGCATGCGGCGCGCGGCGCCCTGCATCTGGTGGAAGGCGGTCAGCTACCACCTGGTGCGGCGCACGCGCCAGGTCACGCGCTACCGCCACGGGGACGCCTACACCAGCACGCAGGTGTACCACGAGCGCGTCAACACGCACGTGGCCGAGGCGGAGTTCGAGTACGCGCGCTGCGGCGTGCGCGACGTCTCCAAGGAGCTGCTGGGCCTCGAGCGGCACCCGGCCACCCGCCTGCGGTTCACCAAGTGCTTCAGCTTCGCCAACACCGAGTCGGAGAACAGctacctgaaccagagggcgagctTCTTCAGCGAGATCGAGGGTCTCGACGACTACATGGAGGCCCGCGAGGGCATGCAGCTCAGGAACGTCGACTTCAAGGACTCCATGATGGTGTACGTCGACCCCGACCGCCCGCCCTGGTACATCTCGCCGTACGCCTTCTGGGCGGCCGGCCTGCTCATGCTGTCCTGGCCGCTGCGGGTCCTGGTCGAGTACCGGACGGCCTACGTCCACTACCACGTGGAGAAGCTCTTCGGCCTGGATTACTGCGCCGCGACGCCGACCGAGGAGGGCGGCGCGTACTCGCCGCCGGTGCCGCTGCCCCCCGCCCGGCTGGGCACGGTGGACAGCACCGAGCTCGAGTGGCACATCCGCAGCAACCGGCAGCTCATCCCCAGCTACTCGGAGGCCGTGCTGATGGACCTGGCCTCGCTGTCCGTCTGCAACGGCTACTCGGCCTGCGGCGTGGTGCGGGCCGCCGACTGCGACGGCCGCTCCAGCAGCTCCTCCATCTTCTCCCGCAACGTGTGCCGCAGCCAGTCGCGCTTCTCGCTGGACACCAGCCGCTTCTCGCTGTGCCGCCTGCACGGCTCCTGGCGGGCCGGCCTGTGGCACAGCCGCAGCAGCAACGTCAACGAGCGCTGCCGCGACGACCACTGCCGCTCGTACTCCAGCCAGCTGGCGATCAGCGAGAGCCCGCCCAACTACCACGACGCCCGCTTCTTCCCGGTGCTGATCGTCCACCGGCCGTGCCAGGCTCTTGAGGCGGACGGCCGCAG